In the genome of Pseudoliparis swirei isolate HS2019 ecotype Mariana Trench chromosome 3, NWPU_hadal_v1, whole genome shotgun sequence, one region contains:
- the ovca2 gene encoding esterase OVCA2: protein MAPLRVLCIHGYRQNRTSFREKTGALRKLLKKQVELVYLSAPHCVRQAGGGEAPEEENTGPGGDEDSRGWWFSDVQALSFSAQQQCEESLGLGDSVTAVREAVKNEGPFDGILGFSQGAAFVAMLCWLQEQKLEPDFNFRFSILVAGFRSACEEHTKFYSPPLQIPSMHVFGLEDRVIPDRMSRELLPSFQEPQVLTHPGGHFVPAASAHRQAYQAFLKRFQ, encoded by the exons ATGGCACCTCTCCGGGTCCTGTGTATCCACGGCTACCGTCAGAACCGAACCTCCTTCCGCGAGAAGACGGGAGCTCTGCGGAAGCTGTTGAAGAAGCAGGTGGAGCTCGTTTACCTGAGCGCACCGCACTGTGTGCGGCAAGCCGGCGGAGGAGAAG CTCCGGAGGAAGAGAACACGGGACCCGGAGGCGACGAAGACTCGAGGGGTTGGTGGTTTTCTGATGTCCAGGCTCTGAGTTTTAGTGCTCAGCAGCAGTGTGAGGAAAGCCTGGGGCTCGGCGACAGCGTGACGGCTGTGAGGGAAGCTGTGAAGAACGAGGGTCCGTTCGATGGCATCCTGGGCTTCAGTCAGGGAGCAGCGTTCGTGGCCATGTTGTGCTGGCTTCAGGAGCAAAAACTGGAGCCAGACTTCAACTTCCGCTTCTCCATCCTCGTCGCTGGTTTCCGCAGCGCATGCGAGGAACACACAAAGTTCTACAGCCCTCCGCTCCAGATCCCCTCCATGCATGTGTTTGGACTGGAGGACCGAGTCATCCCCGACCGCATGAGCAGggagctcctcccctccttccaaGAGCCTCAGGTCTTGACACATCCTGGTGGGCATTTTGTCCCGGCTGCATCTGCTCACAGACAAGCCTACCAGGCCTTTCTCAAGAGGTTCCAGTGA